A section of the Rattus norvegicus strain BN/NHsdMcwi chromosome 15, GRCr8, whole genome shotgun sequence genome encodes:
- the Fam107a gene encoding actin-associated protein FAM107A, protein MYSEIQRERADIEGLMARPEYREWNSELIKPKKLLNPVKASRSHQELHRELLMNHKRGLGMDRKPELQRVLEHRRRNQLIKKKEEELEAKRMQCPFEQELLRRQQRLNQLENPPQREEDHAPEFIKVRENLRRITTLTSEERAL, encoded by the exons ATGTACTCAGAGATCCAGAGGGAGCGGGCTGACATCGAGGGACTCATGGCCAGGCCAGAGTACAGAGAGTGGAATTCAGAGCTCATCAAACCCAAGAAGCTGCTAAACCCTGTGAAGGCCTCTCGAAGCCATCAGGAGCTGCACCGTGAGCTGCTTATGAACCACAAAAG gggccTGGGTATGGACCGCAAACCAGAATTGCAGCGGGTCCTGGAGCACCGTCGCAGGAATCAGCTGatcaaaaagaaggaggaggagctggaggccaAGCGGATGCAGTGCCCCTTCGAGCAGGAGCTGCTGAGAAGGCAGCAGAGACTGAACCAG CTGGAAAACCCACCACAGAGAGAAGAGGACCATGCCCCTGAGTTCATCAAAGTCCGGGAAAACCTGCGCAGAATCACCACCCTGACCAGCGAAGAGAGAGCACTGTAG